CGTGTGTCgctataatttttttctttcttgataAATACTAACTTGATCAGAGTACAATGACAATCTTTTTTAACAGATGACTTTTCTAGTGTTCGATCTTGTAAACTTACTCTTACGATGATCTAGCTTGTCTACCACTAACCAACACCTTGTTAGATGTGTTGCCAGATCCCCCGTATGTGCACGAATCATGATTTGATTTGTTTTAACTAACAAACAAAATTTTGATGAGCTCAAAACCTAATTAATTTaagcttaattaattaattgtgtGTGCAAATGCAATGCACGCAGCTCAAAAAGGACAAGAGGGTCCAAGTAGATAAATAAAGTTGCAAAATTTAAAACGAGTGGCCGTTGAGGTTCAAAGTTCacgagagagagaaagagagagctTCAAAACCAGGTAACATCTTCAAtgcaacacaacaaaaccacaTAAGCAAACAACGAAACTCATCCTCAAATTTCAAATCTCAAAATAATTCTGTCTTCACTCGAGAGAGTTTGtcttgtgtgtgtttgtgtgtgaagaagaagaagaacaagaagaagaagataagaaTGACAGGGCCAGTGATGGTGACAAGGGGTGGAGGATGCGGTGGTGGGAAGGGAAGGAGAGGAGGCAGAGACGCCGTCGAAGAAGCAGAGCAGAACCAGGGGTCGCCGGCGGCGTTTTTATTGGCGGCTCTGAAGAAATCTATGGTGGCGTGCAGTGTCGACAGTCCTGATGATGTCATCTCCGCCGTGCATCCCATGGAGATTGGATGGCCTACCAACGTTAAGCACGTCACTCACGTCACCTTCGATCGCTTCAATGGCTTCCTGGGTCTTCCTCTTGAGTTAGAGGTTCATGTACCTGCTCCTGTTCCCAGTGCTAGGTAGGTTCTTCTTTcttcacaattttttttctcctttatagtcattttggttttatttcatttcaatttcaGATGGGGTTTgcttaaaatgttattttacttttcaattTCAGATGGGGTTTGctcaaaatgttttttttttttttcaattttttgtgaGTATATTTCTCTGTGTTTGTGttagagtgagtgagtgaggtTGAAAAATGCATCAAACAAGAGCAATGGTTACTGAGATTGGAGCTGAATGTTGTTGTCATTGACCTTCAATAAGGTTTTTCTGTTGATTTCATTTCAATACTTTCCGTTGGATGGGAGAAAAGTAAAAGAAGGTAGATGAAGCAAAACTGAAAAGTTCAATAGTTGCATTAAAAGACAAATCAAGGCTTGCCTTTATTATTTGCTGAAAAGCACACCTAACGGAAACATTGGATTTAAAAGTTCTCATATTTTCTTAAAGGCTTTTGACTTCATGAAATGCTAGCCGTTGAGTATGATTTAGTTAAAGCAAGTTTCTGAAAGCTTGTATTTTTGGGGTTTGGGGTAAAGTGGTAAACATGTTGATTGAATGCTTTGTTAGCCAAATAATCATATTGGATTAGGATTGATTCATGATAATTTTCAAAAGGCCATTGGCTACAGTGAatttttggttttcttttttcaaaagcTATTAAGTCAAATATTTATGTCTAAGTTTTCTTCTTCACTAAACCTCAGATTGCAAGAATATGTCTTTATCCTATGTTTCTTTATCCACACGTTCTGATGTGATTTGCCATCATAAATAATTGCAGTGTTAGTGTGTTTGGCGTCTCAGCTGAATCAATGCAGTGTTCTTATGATTCAAAGGGAAACAGTGTCCCCACTATTCTGCTGCTAATGCAGGAGCGGTTATACTCACAGGGGGGCCTTATGGTAAGTACTGAATTTATGATAGCGCTTAAGGGACCAATGAATTTCTTTTACACATTGTGAGATTGactatcatatttttttttatctcttctcAATGAATTTTCAGGCTGAAGGTATATTCCGCATAAACCCGGAGAACGGTCAAGAGGAGCATTTGAGGGACCAGTTGAATAGGGGCGTTGTGCCGGATAACATTGATGTCCATTGCTTGGCAGGGCTAATTAAAGCATGGTTCAGAGAGCTTCCTTCTGGAGTGCTTGATGGACTTTCTCCTGAACAAGTTCTTGAGTGCAACACAGAAGAAGAATTTGTTCAGCTTGTGAAGCAGCTCAAGCCAACTGAGTTAGCCTTACTTAACTGGGCTCTTGATCTCATGGCTGATGTTGTGGAAGAAGAGGAGCATAACAAAATGGATGCTAGGAATATAGCAATGGTTTTTGCTCCAAATATGACTCAGGTGTGCTTTCATACCATTTCAGCTTAAACTTTAAGTACAATTGTTTTAAGTAATTATTCATGTATACAtaatttacttttattttacaTGTTAATTGTCTCATCCATATTTCTTTTGTGTAATATGGAGTGAAAAAGAATAATCTATCATCTttgtaaaattgattttggtaaaattaAGTTGAAAGTGAGTGATTTATGTTTCTATACATTTATGAAAAAGTGAATTTTGTTGGGTAGTGTTGTGAAATTCATTTGTAAAactcataattgattatgttcAACGCATAAGCTAGTCTCTCTAGCTTcaaccaaaattgattttgggtttgaaatcaaattctccaaaatgaTTCTTAAACATCAATATTCTaattcataattgattctggggTTTTCCAACGggaaaccaaacatgcacacAAGAAATTTGCGCTATTCTCTGTGAAATTAGACTGACTATGCTGTTAGCCTGATGCAGTTAGCTTTGTACACATGCATGATAACTATGCAAACTGagaaattgttatttttttgatTCACAATCTTATTTTTTGTCTCCTGGAACAGATGTCTGATCCACTAACTGCTCTGATGCACGCGGTCCAAGTAATGAATTTACTGAAGACCCTGATACTGAAGACACTTAGTGAACGTGAAGAAGCAACAACAGCAGGGTATTCATCCATGTCATCTCATTCATCAGATCGCCAATCTGAGGATGAATATGATAGTCAGCTTGAAATGTATACCAGTGCTGAATTGAGAGGGAGCCAGTCAGATTGTGATGATCATGTTAACAATAATAGCCTTAACAGTGAAGAGGAAGTGGATTCTGCGTCTGTAAGTGAGATAGAGGAATGCTTCTTGAAGCAGTTGAATGAGAACAAACAAGGAGGATTCGCAGAGGAACCTGCAAGGAGTACTTGCTCTGGCTATAACCTGGAATCTGCTGTATCATTTACCGATGCGAAACCTGATAATTCGTGCTCAAGTTCTTATGAAGATGACTCGGGAGCAACTCTGTCGGCTGAGGGATCGAGTGCGGAATCAAGTAGTCCATCAATTGGAAGTACATACTGCACCAATGATGTGGAAATGATGGATAAGTTTGCAGATTGTGTTTCACTAGTGCCACTGTTTGCATCAAGTTAAGAACTGAGTTTCTTTGAAGCAGTGTTTTAGTATTTTGTTTTAGATTTTGTCTCCACAAGCAGGGTTGCTTGTGTATATTAATTTGCTTGTTGTGGGTTGTGGAGTCGTTATGTTGTTCAGTTTAGGGCTGAATTTGTCCTGATTCTGTTTGTCCATAGTACTGGACAATTCTGACATGTGGGGATGGGTATAGTTGCCACttacattttcatatttcacaTAGGTAGATGTTGTTTTCAGCATTGATGAATGCTTAGGGACTAGGGAGATTGTTTAAGCCTGAATATGGTGCTTGCTATGTATGTTGTGCATGATCAAAATTTGATGCGTTCTTGGTTTCACGTTGTCTTTCTGCGTTTCACTCAAAAGTCTCGTTAAAACCAACGCTCCCTTGTGTAGCGTCCGCGTTAATGTAGCTCAGATTGTGCGCGTAACACAGAACCAAAGACACAATACATCACTATTCAAGTAGTGATTCAAGCAATCAAGTCAGCATGGTGCTTGCTACTATGTGTTGGCATAAACCAGGAAACAGTATGGGTGTGCATGATTAAAATTTGATGTATTTCATATTACATCACTGTAACAAGTTTAAAATCCGACATACGATTGCTTTTTATTCTCTCAACCAGCAATGTGAGGAGCCTCTGGGTTTGGTAATTTAGTtgaatgaaaacatcacaaaaTTAATGGAGGTCCACTATCCACTACTTGGTGACTTAAAATAATAAGGAACTTGACCCAATATTTTAAATGTTCAAGATgtgaaatttcaaatttgaatgtTCAACCACACAGCTAATACTATAATGCTAAGATGTGGCCTGTGAGTGGGACagcaattgattttaaaattttaattattctaaGATCACATGTTATATTGCTATTACTATTCACTAAAGCGCTTAAAAATTTCAGCAATGGGAGGATTTTTATAAACCATAACCTCCAGCAGGTGAATCATGTTCAAGCTGTATGCGCGGCAAAATTCTCCCTATTAAATATTTAACGTAACTGCATTCACCTAGACTTGAATCCGAGACTTCTGCTTAACTTGGAACTACCTCACGCTAGTTGATCTACGGGTGGGTGGTTGAGAGAATTTTAAATCGTTACTAATCCCAAATAATTTCCTGTCATTAACCCATTTTATTCCAACTAAAACTCAAAAAGTCAGGAGAGTATTTACCCAACTTTCCTGAATCTCTTTCACGGTATTGCATGATAAtatgaatttcataagacaaccaaagtctgacaaaagataaaaaa
This is a stretch of genomic DNA from Lotus japonicus ecotype B-129 chromosome 1, LjGifu_v1.2. It encodes these proteins:
- the LOC130730878 gene encoding rho GTPase-activating protein 2-like — encoded protein: MTGPVMVTRGGGCGGGKGRRGGRDAVEEAEQNQGSPAAFLLAALKKSMVACSVDSPDDVISAVHPMEIGWPTNVKHVTHVTFDRFNGFLGLPLELEVHVPAPVPSASVSVFGVSAESMQCSYDSKGNSVPTILLLMQERLYSQGGLMAEGIFRINPENGQEEHLRDQLNRGVVPDNIDVHCLAGLIKAWFRELPSGVLDGLSPEQVLECNTEEEFVQLVKQLKPTELALLNWALDLMADVVEEEEHNKMDARNIAMVFAPNMTQMSDPLTALMHAVQVMNLLKTLILKTLSEREEATTAGYSSMSSHSSDRQSEDEYDSQLEMYTSAELRGSQSDCDDHVNNNSLNSEEEVDSASVSEIEECFLKQLNENKQGGFAEEPARSTCSGYNLESAVSFTDAKPDNSCSSSYEDDSGATLSAEGSSAESSSPSIGSTYCTNDVEMMDKFADCVSLVPLFASS